In one window of Scylla paramamosain isolate STU-SP2022 chromosome 36, ASM3559412v1, whole genome shotgun sequence DNA:
- the LOC135091120 gene encoding spectrin beta chain-like isoform X9 — MERKEARKDSTSSSSSSSSSSSSSSSSSKEEIFEEAKEGKEADQEEQQYSSDRDTWRDSLNQAWMESLGEIGEKSHNVQVTNGTTGQSTAVEVTQQSSSSAGDRVLTTRVSQDSFVDYGGQILTMQVSQESFSSNGGQVSMTQASQEVSSCAGGQILTKQISQESCSSASGQVTVMQVSKEVFSSATGQVLTSQVSRESHGSASGQVSVTQDAQGSSSTPRRGLLMTQLSRESLGSAGGRVSKRQVSRESSTNSETVTSYGQQTQHIQVVSSSHKRSHRSSSSSSLDGVEGKDQIGHRRKRLSASEYSSHESDSGGSSSTPISPLSAKPPELQQIIRQSASSSGIAEETNLPPAGEEPVLSEMKFELSSWPSRSESVRKVKVMAHKPVKRSITSDPSVQHIYTGAMERHIKELKDERESVQKKTFMKWVNSHLVRVSTRIGDLYVDLRDGKQLLKLLEILSGERLPRPTKGKMRIHCLENVDKALQFLRDQRVHLENMGSHDIVDGNARLTLGLIWTIILRFQIQDITIEETENQETKSAKDALLLWCQMKTAGYHNVNIRNFTTSWRDGLAFNAIIHKHRPDLVQYEKLSRSNPIHNLNNAFTTAENKLGLTKLLDAEDIFVEQPDEKSIITYVVTYYHYFSKLKQETVQGKRIGKVVGIAMENDRMIKEYENLTSDLLKWIETTIESLNDRAFANSLTGVQTQLTQFNTYRTVEKPPKFVEKGNLEVLLFTLQSKMRANNQKPYLPKEGKMISDINKAWERLEKAEHERELALREELIRQEKLEQLAARFNRKAGMRETWLSENQRLVSQDNFGFDLAAVEAAAKKHEAIETDIFAYEERVQAVVAVAQELEAENYHDIERINARKDNVLRLWNYLLELLRLRRMRLELSLQLQQNFQEMIYILDSMEDMKVRLLSEDYGKHLMGVEDLLQKHSLLEADINVLGERVKTVIEHSQRFLDDEQVEGYRPCDPSIVLERVQQLEDAYGELVKLAVERRLRLEESRKLWQFYWDMAEEENWIKEKEQILSTSDIGHDLITVNLLLTKHKTVEEELSSHEPQLMACVKIGEELIAQQHFGSDKIQERIDEIMGMWNNLKEKSANRKKRLTDAVDLHQFYTEADDVDTWMLDILRLVSSEDTGRDEATVQSLLKKHKDVTEELKNYATTIEALHQQASELNEIDRESPDVVERLASIDRRYKELLELAKMRKQRLLDALSLYKLFTEADGVEQWIGEKERMLQTMVPAKDIEDCEIMKHRYEGFEQEMNANASRVAVVNQLARQLLHVEHPNSEDIVARQNQLNQRWAELREKAENKREELNSAHGVQTFHIECRETVLWIEDKKRVLMETADLGTDLSGIMTLQRRLSGMERDLAAIQAKLDSLEREADKISQEHPEEAELIRERVEQIRAVWDQLTQLLKERDAKLEEAGDLHRFLRDLDHFQAWLTKTMTDVASEDIPSNLAEAEKLLSQHQSIREEIDNYTEDYTKMMEYGERITAEDVTPADDAQYMFLRERLKALKDGWAELHQMWENRQQLLSQSLNLQMFLRDAKQGEVLLSQQEHYLSKDETPTNLEQAENLIKRHEAFLTTMEANDEKINGICQFAQRLLDEGHYAVDKIQKKAENIEERRQQNRERALEQMERLRDQLQVHQFLQDCEELNDWVQEKHIIAQDESYRSAKTVHSKWTRHQAFEAEIASNKDRLVRVQQAGEELVKEKPEMAEMIGPKISELNQHFEDLESTTKEKGERLFDANRQVLYEQTCDDIDTWMSDLEKQIEGGDTGMDLTSVNILMQKQHLIETQMAVKAKQVEQLESQADYLQRMDPEKTDKVKSMKAKVEAKFESLKAPLLDRNEALNKKKEAFQFRRDVEDEKLWIQEKMPQATSSEYGNSLFTVHMLKKKLQSLSTEIDNHEPRINLVCENGRKLIEAGHTDADEFHKLLEELLDDWAKLKDAMEFRRSKLMVSEKAQQYLFDASEAEVWMSEQELYMMVEDRGKDELSAQNLMKKHQSLESDVTDYAETIRQLGETARHLISEEHPDSEQISKRQSQIDKLYAGLRDLAVERRSKLDEALKLFMLNREVDDLEQWIAEREVVAGSHELGQDYDHVTMLRDRFKDFARDTETIGNERVAAVNEIADQLISAGHSDAATIAEWKDGLNESWADLLELIETRTQMLAASWELHKFFHDCKDVLSRILEKQNSISDELGRDAGSVSALQRKHQNFVQDLVMLQQQVQQIQDDSSKLQAAYAGDKAREITNREAEVVSAWLNLQGMCEDRRVKLSDTGDLFKFFNMVRTLILWMDDVIRQMNTTEKPRDVSGVELLMNNHQSLKAEVDAREDNFNVCVSLGKELLARNHYATPEIKEKLMSLSNQRINMLQRWEERWEHLQLILEVYQFARDASVAECWLMAQEPYLVSAEFGRSIDEVENLIKKHEAFEKACSAQEERFAALERLTTLEIKTLSRRDSSLKNRDWSSRRLSMPSCPTHSYGSHHSSSPASILPFFTAFSCPSLSMFHSTQVNSGLRMPDIRIQPPVLSGIRKRKRLKSASNPQLSQTINFKDSDTNGLFHDIRFERGNYFEGQQSNIHLGLPLQSDAGTSLFLNSRTSGSNHQSTDSLGRHDSVSPVDSLEGPEHELVSASPIQEFVSVDKYESPYLEESAYRISSFCLQHNGGSGAPDVSDEEVYVSSGNNRFYMRNPLLVYSDSMDSLEEGPTLPPIYEVEGEGSEITELASSPKSSQLLRTECTEGGVEKPKAQAQQQRHSCHDSCAQYCSQNDSIMSYYSVVPPEEGRESVRNVDHLVDRLDVKHLHSCSSPSSPFPLTPPNTCDSSPKLSNTIAPRNNLHALSGVEFELKELKRKQEEEEEERQRQEELARQAAAPPPQSPDQPTDGVDGSGEDSHLNGEEHDESREEHDESAAVLRGSAPSTPRPPSTPATPTFAAAGAGRGRPASATLPATTSQRPSPTGDEDQLEGSLVRKHEWESTTKKASNRSWDKLFLVLRGNTLFFYKDRKSYQAAPEVYFRAEIPCDLSGGQASVADDYTKKKHVLRLRLVSGSEYLFQAKDEEELNTWVAALQVATSAEGSAGPSRSQTLPAGSEKKDEPKRRSFFTLKKK; from the exons atggagagaaaggaagcaaggaaggactCAACGAGCTCCAGCAGCAGTagctccagcagcagcagcagcagcagcagcagcagtaaggaGGAGATATTTGAGGAAgccaaggaagggaaggaagcagaccaggaggagcagcagtacAGCTCAGATAGAGATACATGGAGGGATTCTCTCAACCAGGCATGGATGGAGTCCCTTGGAGAAATTGGTGAAAAGTCCCACAATGTTCAGGTCACTAATGGCACCACTGGTCAGAGCACAGCAGTGGAGGTGACCCAGCAGTCTTCCAGCAGTGCTGGCGACCGAGTGCTGACAACACGGGTCTCTCAGGATTCCTTTGTTGACTATGGTGGTCAGATCTTGACAATGCAGGTCTCCCAGGAGTCCTTCAGCAGTAATGGTGGGCAGGTCTCCATGACTCAGGCTTCTCAGGAGGTCTCTAGCTGTGCCGGTGGCCAGATCCTAACAAAGCAGATCTCTCAGGAGTCATGTAGCAGTGCCAGTGGTCAAGTCACAGTGATGCAAGTGTCAAAGGAGGTTTTTAGCAGTGCCACTGGACAAGTGTTGACCTCGCAGGTTTCTCGAGAGTCGCATGGCAGTGCCAGCGGCCAGGTGTCGGTGACACAGGACGCTCAAGGGTCCAGCAGCACTCCACGTCGTGGACTCTTGATGACACAGTTATCTCGAGAATCACTGGGCAGTGCTGGTGGTCGGGTCTCCAAAAGGCAAGTGTCCCGAGAGTCCTCCACCAACAGTGAGACAGTGACATCATATGGCCAGCAGACGCAGCACATCCAGGTGGTGTCCAGCAGCCACAAGAGGAGCCACAGGTCCTCCAGCAGCTCATCCCTAGATGGAGTGGAAGGCAAGGATCAGATAGGCCACAGAAGGAAGAGGTTGAGTGCAAGCGAGTATTCAAGTCATGAGTCTGATAGTGGTGGCTCCAGCAGCACACCTATCTCGCCTCTGAGCGCCAAACCCCCCGAGCTGCAGCAGATAATAAGGCAGTCTGCGTCGTCCTCCGGCATTGCAGAGGAGACGAACCTTCCTCCTGCAGGCGAAGAACCAGTGCTCAGTGAGATGAAGTTTGAGCTGTCAAGTTGGCCTTCCAGGAGTGAGTCAGTGCGCAAAGTTAAGGTGATGGCACACAAGCCTGTCAAGAGGTCCATCACCAGCGACCCGTCCGTGCAGCACATTTACACAGGTGCTATGGAGCGTCACATTAAAGAGCTCAAAG ATGAGCgagagagtgtgcagaagaaGACCTTCATGAAGTGGGTCAACTCGCACCTGGTCCGGGTCAGCACACGCATCGGGGACCTGTACGTTGACCTACGCGATGGCAAGCAGCTCCTCAAACTGCTGGAGATCCTGTCAGGGGAGCGGCTG CCACGACCCACcaagggaaagatgaggatCCACTGCCTGGAGAATGTGGACAAGGCTCTGCAGTTCCTGCGAGACCAGCGGGTGCACCTGGAGAACATGGGCTCCCATGACATAGTGGACGGCAATGCCCGCCTCACCCTCGGCCTCATCTGGACCATCATCCTCCGCTTCCAGATCCAGGACATCACCATTGAGGAGACAGAGAACCAGGAGACAAAGAGCGCCAAGGATGCTCTCCTCCTGTGGTGCCAGATGAAGACTGCTGGCTACCACAACGTCAACATCAGGAACTTCACCACCTCCTGGAGGGACGGTCTTGCCTTCAACGCCATCATCCACAAGCACCGTCCAGACCTGGTGCAGTATGAGAAGCTGTCACGTTCAAACCCCATCCACAACCTCAACAATGCCTTCACTACAGCTGAAAACAAACTTGGCCTCACAAAACTTTTAGATGCCGAAGATATTTTTGTTGAGCAGCCTGACGAGAAGTCCATCATCACTTATGTCGTcacctactaccactacttctccAAACTAAAGCAGGAGACTGTGCAGGGCAAGCGTATTGGCAAGGTAGTTGGCATCGCAATGGAGAATGACAGGATGATCAAGGAATATGAGAATCTGACCTCGGATCTTCTGAAGTGGATTGAGACAACAATCGAGAGCCTCAATGACCGAGCTTTTGCTAACTCCCTGACAGGAGTACAGACTCAGCTGACACAGTTCAACACCTACCGCACAGTGGAGAAGCCTCCCAAGTTTGTGGAGAAAGGTAACCTTGAAGTGCTACTCTTCACTCTGCAATCCAAGATGAGAGCCAACAACCAGAAGCCGTACCTGCCAAAGGAGGGCAAGATGATCAGCGACATCAACAAGGCCTGGGAGCGCCTGGAGAAGGCTGAGCATGAGAGGGAGCTGGCTCTGAGAGAGGAACTGATTCGCCAAGAAAAACTGGAGCAGCTGGCTGCAAGGTTCAACCGCAAGGCTGGGATGAGAGAGACTTGGCTGTCTGAGAATCAGCGCCTTGTCTCCCAGGACAACTTTGGCTTTGACCTGGCAGCTGTGGAAGCCGCCGCCAAGAAGCACGAGGCCATTGAGACAGACATCTTTGCCTATGAGGAGCGAGTGCAGGCTGTTGTTGCCGTGGCACAAGAGTTGGAGGCGGAGAACTATCATGACATTGAGCGCATCAATGCCAGGAAGGACAATGTTCTCCGATTATGGAATTACCTGCTTGAACTGCTGCGTCTCCGCCGCATGAGGCTGGAACTGTCCCTGCAGCTGCAGCAGAACTTCCAGGAGATGATTTACATCCTGGACTCCATGGAGGACATGAAGGTGCGCCTCCTGAGCGAAGACTACGGCAAACACCTCATGGGTGTGGAGGACCTGCTGCAGAAACATTCCCTCCTGGAGGCAGACATCAACGTGCTGGGTGAGCGCGTGAAGACAGTCATTGAACACTCCCAGAGGTTCCTGGATGATGAGCAGGTGGAGGGCTACCGGCCCTGTGACCCATCCATCGTGCTGGAGCGTGTGCAGCAGCTGGAGGACGCCTACGGTGAGCTGGTGAAGCTGGCCGTGGAGCGCAGGCTGCGTCTGGAGGAGTCCCGCAAGCTGTGGCAGTTCTACTGGGACATGGCAGAGGAAGAGAACTGGATCAAGGAAAAGGAACAGATTCTGTCCACCTCAGACATTGGGCATGATCTGATCACTGTCAACTTGCTACTCACCAAGCACAAGACTGTGGAAGAGGAGCTTTCTTCTCATGAGCCACAGCTTATGGCTTGTGTCAAGATTGGAGAAGAACTCATTGCACAGCAGCACTTTGGTTCTGACAAGATTCAGGAGAGAATTGATGAAATTATGGGCATGTGGAACAACCTTAAGGAGAAGTCAGCCAACCGCAAGAAGCGGCTGACAGATGCCGTGGACCTGCACCAGTTCTACACTGAGGCTGATGACGTGGACACCTGGATGCTGGATATCCTGCGCCTGGTCTCCAGCGAGGACACCGGCAGGGATGAGGCTACCGTTCAGTCTCTCCTCAAGAAACACAAGGACGTCACAGAAGAGTTGAAGAATTATGCCACAACCATTGAGGCTCTTCACCAGCAGGCCTCAGAACTCAATGAAATTGACAGGGAATCACCTGATGTGGTTGAGAGGCTTGCTTCCATTGACAGAAGGTACAAGGAACTGTTAGAACTGGCTAAGATGAGGAAGCAGAGGCTGCTTGATGCTCTGTCACTGTACAAGCTGTTCACTGAGGCTGATGGAGTGGAGCAATGGATTGGGGAGAAGGAGCGCATGCTGCAGACCATGGTGCCAGCCAAGGACATTGAGGACTGTGAGATTATGAAGCACAGATATGAAGGATTTGAACAAGAAATGAATGCCAATGCAAGCCGTGTGGCCGTGGTGAACCAACTTGCTCGCCAGCTGCTGCACGTGGAACATCCAAATTCAGAAGACATCGTTGCCCGCCAGAACCAGCTGAACCAGAGGTGGGCAGAGCTCAGAGAAAAGGCTGAGAACAAGCGTGAAGAACTCAACTCTGCCCACGGTGTTCAGACATTCCACATTGAATGCAGAGAAACAGTTCTGTGGATTGAGGACAAGAAGAGAGTCCTGATGGAGACTGCTGATCTGGGAACTGACCTGAGCGGCATCATGACCCTGCAGCGTCGCCTGTCTGGCATGGAGCGTGACCTTGCTGCTATCCAGGCCAAGCTGGACTCTCTGGAAAGGGAAGCCGATAAGATCAGCCAGGAGCATCCCGAGGAGGCTGAACTCATCCGTGAGCGCGTCGAACAGATCCGTGCCGTGTGGGACCAGCTGACACAGCTGCTGAAGGAGCGTGATGCCAAGCTGGAGGAGGCTGGCGACCTCCACCGCTTCCTGCGCGACCTTGACCACTTCCAGGCCTGGTTGACCAAGACCATGACTGATGTGGCTTCAGAAGATATTCCATCTAACCTTGCAGAAGCAGAGAAGCTGCTGAGCCAGCACCAGTCTATCCGAGAGGAGATTGACAACTACACAGAAGATTACACAAAGATGATGGAGTATGGTGAGCGCATCACTGCAGAAGATGTCACTCCAGCAGACGATGCCCAGTATATGTTCCTGAGGGAGCGTCTCAAGGCCCTGAAGGATGGCTGGGCCGAGCTTCACCAGATGTGGGAGAACAGACAGCAGCTCTTATCTCAGTCTCTCAACTTGCAAATGTTCTTGCGAGATGCCAAGCAGGGAGAGGTGCTCCTAAGTCAGCAAGAACACTACCTGAGCAAGGATGAGACTCCTACCAACCTTGAACAGGCAGAAAACCTTATTAAGAGACATGAAGCCTTCCTCACCACCATGGAGGCAAATGATGAGAAAATCAATGGAATTTGTCAGTTTGCACAGAGGCTGCTAGATGAGGGACACTATGCTGTCGACAAGATCCAGAAGAAGGCAGAGAACATTGAGGAGAGGCGGCAGCAGAACAGAGAACGGGCCTTGGAGCAAATGGAACGATTACGGGACCAACTGCAGGTGCACCAGTTCCTGCAGGACTGTGAGGAACTCAATGACTGGGTGCAGGAGAAACACATCATTGCGCAGGACGAGAGCTACCGCTCAGCCAAGACTGTTCACAGCAAGTGGACTCGTCATCAGGCATTTGAAGCAGAGATTGCAAGCAACAAAGACAGGCTTGTCAGAGTGCAGCAGGCCGGAGAAGAATTGGTCAAGGAGAAACCAGAAATGGCTGAGATGATTGGACCAAAGATTTCAGAGCTAAATCAACACTTCGAAGACCTCGAAAGCACGACAAAGGAGAAGGGCGAACGACTCTTCGATGCCAACAGGCAAGTTCTGTACGAACAAACATGCGATGATATCGACACCTGGATGAGTGACCTCGAGAAACAGATTGAGGGTGGAGACACAGGCATGGACTTGACCTCTGTAAATATTTTGATGCAGAAGCAACATTTGATTGAAACACAAATGGCAGTCAAGGCCAAACAGGTAGAACAGCTCGAGAGTCAGGCAGATTACCTGCAGCGTATGGATCCAGAAAAGACAGATAAGGTCAAGTCAATGAAGGCCAAGGTGGAAGCCAAGTTCGAGTCCCTGAAGGCACCTCTTCTTGACCGAAATGAAGCcctgaataagaagaaagaggctTTCCAGTTCAGGCGAGATGTGGAGGATGAGAAGCTCTGGATCCAGGAGAAGATGCCTCAAGCCACCAGCTCTGAGTACGGCAACTCCCTCTTCACCGTCCACATGCTGAAGAAGAAGCTGCAGAGTCTGAGCACAGAGATTGACAACCATGAGCCCAGGATCAACCTTGTGTGCGAGAATGGACGCAAGCTTATCGAGGCTGGACACACAGACGCCGATGAATTCCACAAGCTGCTGGAGGAGCTGCTGGATGACTGGGCGAAGCTGAAGGACGCCATGGAATTCCGACGATCCAAACTCATGGTGTCTGAGAAGGCCCAGCAGTACCTCTTTGACGCCAGCGAGGCCGAGGTCTGGATGAGTGAGCAGGAGCTGTACATGATGGTGGAGGACAGAGGCAAGGATGAACTTTCTGCCCAGAACCTGATGAAGAAGCACCAGAGCCTCGAGAGTGATGTCACTGACTATGCTGAGACCATCCGACAGCTGGGCGAGACAGCCAGACACCTCATCAGTGAAGAGCACCCTGACAG TGAACAGATCAGCAAAAGACAGTCCCAGATTGACAAGCTGTACGCTGGCCTGCGGGATCTTGCCGTGGAGCGACGCAGCAAACTGGACGAGGCACTGAAGCTCTTCATGCTGAACCGAGAAGTGGACGACCTGGAACAATGGATTGCCGAGAGGGAGGTCGTGGCTGGGTCTCATGAACTTGGCCAGGACTACGACCACGTTACG ATGCTTCGAGACAGATTTAAGGACTTTGCCAGAGACACAGAGACCATTGGCAATGAGCGGGTTGCAGCTGTTAACGAGATTGCTGACCAGCTCATCTCTGCTGGCCACTCTGATGCGGCCACCATCGCTGAGTGGAAGGATGGCCTCAACGAGTCATGGGCTGACTTGCTGGAGCTCATTGAGACGCGCACACAGATGCTTGCTGCCTCATGGGAGCTGCACAAGTTCTTCCATGACTGCAAGGATGTGTTGAGTCGCATTCTTGAGAAGCAGAACAGCATTTCAGACGAGCTTGGCCGTGATGCTGGCTCAGTGTCGGCCCTGCAGAGGAAACACCAGAACTTTGTCCAAGATTTGGTTATGCTTCAGCAGCAG GTGCAACAAATTCAGGATGATTCTTCTAAACTGCAAGCTGCATATGCGGGTGACAAAGCTCGAGAAATCACAAACCGAGAGGCAGAAGTTGTGTCTGCCTGGCTGAACTTGCAGGGCATGTGTGAGGATCGCAGAGTTAAGCTCAGTGACACAGGTGATCTGTTCAAGTTCTTCAACATGGTGCGCACACTCATACTGTGGATGGATGATGTTATCAGACAGATGAACACTACCGAAAAACCAAG GGATGTGAGTGGTGTAGAATTGCTGATGAACAACCACCAGAGTCTGAAGGCAGAAGTGGACGCCCGGGAGGACAacttcaatgtgtgtgtgtctcttggGAAGGAGCTGCTTGCCCGCAACCATTACGCCACGCCGGAGATCAAGGAGAAGCTCATGTCCCTCAGCAACCAGCGCATCAACATGCTGCAGCGCTGGGAGGAGCGATGGGAGCACTTACAGCTCA TTTTGGAGGTGTACCAGTTTGCTCGTGACGCTTCAGTGGCAGAGTGTTGGCTCATGGCACAGGAACCTTATCTTGTATCAGCTGAATTTGGT AGATCAATTGATGAGGTTGAGAACCTGATCAAAAAGCATGAGGCATTTGAGAAAGCTTGTTCGGCCCAGGAGGAACGGTTTGCTGCCCTGGAGCGGCTGACCACG CTTGAAATTAAAACACTCAGTCGTCGAGACTCTTCCTTAAAGAATAGGGACTGGAGCAGCCGCCGTCTCTCCATGCCCTCCTGCCCCACTCACTCTTATGGCTCACACCACAGCTCCTCCCCGGCCTCCATACTCCCTTTCTTTACTGCATTTTCCTGCCCTTCTTTGAGTATGTTCCACTCCACACAAGTCAACAGTGGCTTGAGAATGCCAGATATTAGGATTCAACCTCCTGTGCTCAGTGGAATTAGAAAACGTAAGCGTCTTAAATCTGCTTCTAACCCACAGTTGTCACAGACCATCAACTTCAAAGATTCTGACACAAATGGTCTGTTTCATGATATACGATTTGAACGTGGCAACTATTTTGAAGGCCAGCAATCCAATATTCACTTGGGCCTTCCATTGCAATCAGATGCTGGCACCTCACTGTTCTTGAATTCACGAACTTCTGGCAGTAATCACCAGTCAACAGACAGCTTAGGCAGACATGACTCTGTATCCCCAGTGGACTCCCTTGAAGGCCCAGAGCATGAGCTTGTGTCTGCTAGTCCAATTCAAGAATTTGTTAGTGTGGACAAGTATGAATCGCCTTATTTAGAGGAATCAGCTTATCGCATTTCATCGTTCTGCTTGCAACacaatggtggtagtggtgcccCAGATGTGAGTGATGAGGAGGTCTATGTTTCATCAGGGAATAATAGATTTTACATGAGAAATCCATTGTTAGTCTATTCAGACAGTATGGACAGTTTGGAAGAGGGCCCCACACTGCCACCCATCTATGAGGTTGAGGGCGAGGGATCTGAGATAACTGAGTTAGCAAGTTCACCAAAATCTAGTCAGCTTTTAAGGACAGAGTGCACTGAAGGGGGAGTTGAGAAACCTAAGGCACAAGCACAGCAACAGAGACACTCGTGCCATGACTCCTGTGCTCAGTATTGCTCTCAGAACGACTCCATCATGAGCTACTATTCTGTCGTCCCTcctgaagaagggagggaaagtgtgcGCAATGTTGACCACCTGGTAGATAGGCTGGATGTGAAGCACTTGCACAgttgttcctctccttcctctcctttccccctcactccaccCAACACTTGTGATTCCTCTCCTAAGCTGAGTAACACTATAGCACCAAGAAATAACCTGCATGCTCTGTCGGGTGTAGAG TTTGAGTTGAAAGaactaaagagaaaacaagaagaggaggaggaagaacggcAGCGACAAGAGGAGCTAGCAAGACAGGCAGCTGCTCCCCCACCACAGTCCCCCGACCAACCCACGGACGG AGTCGATGGTTCAGGAGAAGATTCCCACTTGAATGGAGAGGAGCATGATGAATCACGAGAAG AGCATGATGAGAGCGCAGCTGTTCTTCGGGGTAGTGCACCCAGCACCCCACGTCCCCCATCCACCCCCGCCACACCCACCTTCGCCGCCGCTGGGGCCGGGCGAGGGCGGCCGGCATCTGCCACCCTCCCTGCCACCACCTCGC AGAGACCAAGCCCAACCGGTGACGAGGACCAGCTGGAAGGTAGTCTGGTGCGCAAACATGAGTGGGAGTCGACCACAAAGAAAGCGTCCAACAG GTCGTGGGACAAGCTGTTCCTGGTTCTGCGAGGCAACACACTCTTCTTCTACAAGGACCGTAAGAGTTACCAGGCCGCCCCAGAGGTCTACTTCAGGGCTGAGATTCCCTGCGACCTCTCTGGGGGACAGGCCTCCGTGGCTGATGACTACACCAAGAAAAAGCATGTGCTGCGCCTGAG ATTGGTTAGTGGCTCTGAGTATTTGTTCCAAGCCAAAGATGAAGAGGAGCTGAACACATGGGTGGCTGCCCTTCAGGTGGCCACATCCGCTGAGGGTTCTGCTGGCCCATCCCGCTCCCAGACACTGCCGGCCGGCTCCGAGAAGAAGGACGAACCCAAGCGACGTAGTTTCTTCACCCTCAAGAAGAAATAA